From a single Ornithorhynchus anatinus isolate Pmale09 chromosome 4, mOrnAna1.pri.v4, whole genome shotgun sequence genomic region:
- the MAFA gene encoding transcription factor MafA, with protein sequence MASELGMGGELPSSPLAIEYVNDFDLMKFEVKKEPAEAERLCHRLPPGSLSSTPLSTPCSSVPSSPSFCAPSPGGGAGPGQPPAGPGQPPAGPGHPTAGAAGPSGPGAKAPLDDLYWMSGYQPHLNPEALNLTPEDAVEALIGSGHGPPHHHHHHHHHPAGPAAAYDGYRGYPAGAGDEAGAAPAPGHHHHHHPANHHHHHHHPAHHHHHHHHHHGHHGAGGPGAHHGPAGGAPHPGRLEERFSDDQLVSMSVRELNRQLRGFSKEEVIRLKQKRRTLKNRGYAQSCRYKRVQQRHILESEKCQLQNQVEQLKLEVGRLAKERDLYKEKYEKLAGRGAFPREPSPPRPAPPSKGPPDFFL encoded by the coding sequence ATGGCCTCGGAGCTGGGCATGGGCGGCGAGCTGCCCAGCAGCCCCCTGGCCATCGAGTACGTCAACGACTTCGACCTGATGAAGTTCGAGGTGAAGAAGGAGCCGGCCGAGGCGGAGCGGCTGTGCCACCGCCTGCCCCCCGGCTCCCTGTCGTCGACGCCCCTCAGCACCCCCTGCTCCTCGGTGCCCTCGTCGCCCAGCTTCTGCGCCCCCagcccgggcggcggggccgggcccgggcagcccccggccgggcccggccagcccccggccgggcccgggcacccgacggcgggggcggccggtccctccgggcccggggccaAGGCTCCGCTGGACGATCTCTACTGGATGAGCGGCTACCAGCCCCACCTGAACCCCGAGGCCTTGAACCTGACCCCGGAGGACGCGGTGGAGGCGCTGATCGGCAGCGGGCACGGGCCCccgcaccatcaccaccatcaccatcaccacccggccgggccggccgcgGCCTACGACGGCTACCGAGGCTACCCCGCGGGGGCCGGCGACGAGGCgggcgcggccccggccccgggccaccaccaccatcaccacccggccaaccaccaccatcaccaccaccacccggcccaccaccaccaccatcaccaccaccaccacgggcaccacggggcgggcgggcccggggcccaccACGGCCCGGCCGGAGGGGCCCCGCACCCCGGCCGCCTGGAGGAGCGTTTCTCCGACGACCAGCTGGTGTCCATGTCGGTGCGGGAGCTCAACCGCCAGCTCCGGGGCTtcagcaaggaggaggtcatccgGCTGAAGCAGAAGCGCCGGACCCTGAAGAACCGCGGCTACGCCCAGTCCTGTCGCTACAAGCGGGTGCAGCAGCGGCACATCCTGGAGAGCGAGAAGTGCCAGCTGCAGAACCAGGTGGAGCAGCTGAAGCTCGAAGTCGGGCGCCTGGCCAAGGAGAGGGACTTGTACAAGGAAAAGTACGAGaagctggcggggaggggggccttCCCCAGGGAGCCCTCGCCCCCCCGACCCGCCCCCCCCAGCAAAGGCCCTCCCGACTTCTTCCTCTGA